A genome region from Streptomyces xanthophaeus includes the following:
- a CDS encoding amino acid ABC transporter permease, giving the protein MFDFLDSGQYDVLGAFWVTVQLTLYSAAGSLIWGTALAGMRVSPVPLLRAFGTAYVNLVRNTPLTLLIIGCSLGLNQTLGIALGGDTFKETGFRLAVLGLIAYTGTFVCEALRSGINTVPVGQAEAARALGLSFFQVLTLIVLPQAFRAVIAPLANVLIALTKNTTVAATIGVAEAALLMKEMLENEPQALFAVFAVFALGFVLLTLPTGLLLGWVAKRVAVKR; this is encoded by the coding sequence GTGTTCGATTTTCTTGATTCCGGGCAGTACGACGTGCTCGGAGCCTTCTGGGTGACGGTTCAGCTCACCCTCTACTCGGCGGCCGGATCCCTGATCTGGGGCACCGCCCTGGCCGGGATGCGGGTCAGCCCGGTCCCGCTGCTGCGGGCCTTCGGCACCGCTTACGTCAACCTGGTCCGCAACACCCCGCTGACCTTGCTGATCATCGGCTGCTCGCTGGGACTCAACCAGACCCTCGGCATCGCTCTGGGCGGCGACACGTTCAAGGAGACCGGCTTCCGGCTCGCGGTCCTCGGACTGATCGCCTACACCGGCACCTTCGTCTGCGAGGCCCTGCGCTCCGGCATCAACACCGTGCCCGTCGGCCAGGCCGAGGCGGCCCGCGCGCTGGGACTGAGCTTCTTCCAGGTGCTCACCCTGATCGTGCTCCCCCAGGCTTTCCGGGCGGTCATCGCACCGCTCGCCAACGTACTGATCGCGCTCACCAAGAACACCACGGTGGCGGCGACCATCGGCGTGGCCGAGGCGGCCCTGCTGATGAAGGAAATGCTCGAGAACGAGCCGCAGGCGCTCTTCGCGGTCTTCGCGGTCTTCGCCCTCGGTTTCGTCCTTCTGACCCTGCCCACCGGTCTTCTGCTGGGCTGGGTCGCCAAGCGAGTGGCGGTGAAGCGATGA
- a CDS encoding amino acid ABC transporter permease produces the protein MSSVLYDTPGPKAKVRNWIYSGIFVVLFGLVLWWALSLMAEKGQLDADKWTPFVTDSRVWTTYLIPGLLETLKAGALSMAIALPLGALLGIGRLSDHAWVRWLVGTWVEFFRAIPVLMLMLFGFALMAPRFIDVPSDTRPFWAVVTGLVLYNSAVIAEIVRAGVLSLPHGQSDAAKAIGMRKGQTMIYVLIPQAVTAMLPALVSQLVVILKDTAIGGALLGFAELLSTNRQISANYSNTIATLFVIALIYIVVNFGLTTCASVLEGRLRKSKKSTGAVVGVNDVNDMATGANSGGI, from the coding sequence ATGAGTTCCGTGCTGTACGACACCCCCGGCCCCAAGGCCAAGGTGCGCAACTGGATCTACAGCGGGATCTTCGTCGTGCTGTTCGGGCTGGTCCTGTGGTGGGCGCTGTCCCTCATGGCCGAGAAGGGCCAGCTCGACGCCGACAAGTGGACGCCGTTCGTCACCGACAGCCGGGTCTGGACCACGTACCTGATCCCCGGCCTGCTGGAGACCCTCAAGGCCGGCGCGCTGTCCATGGCCATCGCCCTCCCGCTGGGCGCGCTGCTGGGCATCGGCCGGCTCTCGGACCACGCGTGGGTGCGGTGGCTGGTCGGAACGTGGGTGGAGTTCTTCCGTGCCATCCCGGTGCTGATGCTGATGCTGTTCGGCTTCGCGCTGATGGCGCCGCGGTTCATCGACGTGCCGTCCGACACCCGGCCCTTCTGGGCCGTGGTCACGGGCCTGGTCCTCTACAACTCGGCCGTCATCGCCGAGATCGTCCGGGCGGGCGTGCTCTCCCTGCCCCACGGCCAGAGCGACGCCGCCAAGGCGATCGGCATGCGCAAGGGCCAGACGATGATCTACGTGCTGATCCCGCAGGCCGTGACGGCGATGCTGCCGGCTCTGGTCAGCCAGCTCGTGGTGATCCTGAAGGACACCGCGATCGGCGGCGCCCTGCTGGGCTTCGCGGAACTGCTCTCCACGAACCGGCAGATCTCGGCCAACTACAGCAACACCATCGCGACCCTCTTCGTGATCGCGCTGATCTACATCGTCGTGAACTTCGGCCTCACCACGTGCGCCTCCGTGCTGGAGGGCCGACTGCGGAAGTCGAAGAAGAGCACCGGCGCGGTGGTCGGCGTCAACGATGTCAACGACATGGCCACCGGGGCGAACTCGGGCGGGATCTGA
- a CDS encoding FAD-dependent monooxygenase, with protein MDPVIVVGAGPVGLSLSLALAGAGVPSVVLDEGPGKEEVRPARTVVLHPETAAMAHRLGCTTLRDEGAYFAAWRTMRRSRPDRRITFEDHPAPLHVPQHALTRGLRHAATAHPLVQLVTDSKLDSLEQDGRGVTAHTRGAETTWWRGSYLVGCDGARSTVRKLLGIRFPGRTAVERHAVAALRTELPWPGEALLHRSPPQEVTSRPLPDGVWRLDWLLPPRGELVTPDALVTLIRDTLAVWCGGTTPPYDLIDTGVHTLHHRLARRWRDGRAFLAGDAAHLLGALGTQGVEEGLRDAENLAWKLSLAWHQGASDALLDSYESERRTAVASRLRAADQAIPSLRSGGGLRTYLPGAARSAESLLTDGHLGRGPLGAEPTYAPPVAVREVPTATEPGGPVADVPVTAPDGATVPLRDLLGQGRLLVVLVAPGTGVWDRRHWLGAGLMPRLAAAVSALPVRTDLLVADSYPGAPAHTVLLVRPDGHLAATFAGVRPAELYEAADTVRAGVPASRVPAPSTTTPAPTPAPTPAPTPTVVID; from the coding sequence ATGGACCCGGTGATCGTCGTCGGCGCGGGACCCGTCGGGCTGTCCCTGTCACTCGCCCTGGCGGGTGCGGGCGTGCCCTCCGTCGTGCTCGACGAAGGGCCCGGCAAGGAAGAGGTCCGCCCGGCCCGTACCGTCGTCCTGCACCCCGAGACGGCGGCCATGGCGCACCGGCTGGGCTGTACGACGCTGCGCGACGAGGGGGCGTACTTCGCCGCCTGGCGCACGATGCGCCGCAGCCGGCCCGACCGGCGGATCACCTTCGAGGACCACCCGGCCCCGCTGCACGTACCGCAGCACGCGCTGACGCGCGGACTGCGCCACGCCGCCACGGCCCACCCCCTCGTCCAGCTGGTCACCGACAGCAAACTGGACTCCCTGGAACAGGACGGCCGGGGCGTCACCGCGCACACCCGGGGCGCCGAGACCACCTGGTGGCGCGGGAGTTACCTCGTCGGCTGCGACGGCGCCCGCTCCACCGTGCGCAAGCTGCTCGGCATCCGCTTCCCGGGCCGCACCGCCGTGGAGCGGCACGCCGTGGCGGCGCTGCGCACCGAACTGCCCTGGCCCGGCGAGGCATTGCTGCACCGCAGCCCGCCGCAGGAGGTCACCTCGCGGCCGCTGCCCGACGGGGTGTGGCGGCTGGACTGGCTGCTCCCGCCCCGCGGGGAACTCGTCACTCCCGACGCGCTGGTGACCCTGATCCGCGACACCCTTGCAGTGTGGTGCGGCGGCACGACACCCCCGTACGACCTCATCGACACCGGGGTCCACACCCTGCACCACCGCCTCGCCCGCCGCTGGCGCGACGGCCGCGCCTTCCTCGCCGGAGACGCCGCACACCTGCTGGGCGCACTCGGCACCCAGGGTGTCGAGGAGGGGCTCCGGGACGCCGAGAACCTGGCGTGGAAGCTCTCCCTGGCCTGGCACCAGGGGGCCTCCGATGCCCTGCTCGACAGCTATGAGAGCGAGCGGCGCACCGCGGTCGCCTCCCGGCTGCGCGCGGCCGACCAGGCGATCCCGTCGCTGCGGTCCGGGGGCGGCCTGCGCACCTATCTCCCCGGCGCCGCACGCTCCGCCGAATCCCTGCTCACCGACGGCCACCTGGGGCGCGGGCCGCTGGGCGCGGAACCCACGTACGCGCCGCCGGTCGCCGTCCGGGAAGTACCGACGGCCACGGAGCCGGGCGGCCCGGTGGCGGACGTCCCGGTGACCGCGCCCGACGGGGCGACCGTGCCCCTGCGGGACCTGCTCGGGCAGGGCCGGCTGCTCGTGGTCCTGGTGGCTCCCGGCACCGGAGTCTGGGACCGGCGTCACTGGCTCGGCGCCGGGCTGATGCCCCGCCTCGCGGCGGCGGTGAGCGCCCTCCCGGTCCGCACCGACCTGCTGGTCGCGGACAGCTACCCGGGGGCCCCGGCGCACACCGTGCTGCTGGTGCGGCCGGACGGGCACCTGGCGGCGACCTTCGCGGGCGTCCGGCCGGCGGAGCTGTACGAGGCGGCGGACACGGTACGGGCGGGCGTGCCCGCGTCCCGGGTACCGGCGCCCTCCACGACGACACCGGCACCCACCCCGGCACCCACCCCGGCTCCGACACCGACCGTGGTGATCGATTGA
- a CDS encoding putative leader peptide, with the protein MTGNDVRLWRRVHMDLLRYAGCVCRPSC; encoded by the coding sequence ATGACCGGCAACGACGTACGCCTGTGGCGGAGGGTCCATATGGACCTGCTCCGCTACGCGGGCTGCGTGTGTCGCCCTTCCTGCTGA
- a CDS encoding cysteine dioxygenase — translation MSAPVSAPSYAPESGSAAGGPTAAELLDFALRTAADPTVVASLPLDPEGRTWIRLDGPGGSEAWLIGWPPGTGTGWHDHAESRGAFATARGRLTEHSLTVRLPSEGWKSLELAPDVDRRRTLAAGSGRAFREHHVHEVFNDSQAEHAISVHAYYPPLPLIRRYSRSGPVLSLEHVERPADWQ, via the coding sequence ATGTCTGCACCCGTATCCGCACCCTCGTACGCCCCGGAGTCCGGCTCCGCGGCCGGGGGCCCCACGGCCGCCGAGCTCCTCGACTTCGCCCTCCGCACAGCGGCCGACCCCACGGTCGTGGCCTCGCTGCCCCTCGATCCCGAGGGCCGCACCTGGATCCGGCTGGACGGGCCGGGCGGCAGCGAGGCGTGGCTGATCGGCTGGCCGCCGGGCACCGGCACCGGCTGGCACGACCACGCCGAATCGCGGGGCGCGTTCGCCACCGCCCGGGGCCGGCTCACCGAGCACTCGCTGACCGTGCGTCTGCCCTCGGAGGGCTGGAAGTCCCTGGAACTGGCCCCGGACGTCGACCGCCGCCGCACACTGGCCGCGGGCTCGGGGCGCGCCTTCCGGGAACACCACGTGCACGAGGTCTTCAACGATTCGCAGGCCGAGCACGCGATCTCCGTGCACGCCTACTACCCGCCGCTCCCGCTGATCCGCCGCTACAGCCGCAGCGGCCCGGTGCTCAGCCTGGAGCACGTCGAGCGTCCGGCGGACTGGCAGTGA
- a CDS encoding rhodanese-like domain-containing protein, translating to MSAPVGIDELLERVRAGYTRVDAREAYAASRAGALLVDIRYQALRERDGLIPGALVVERNELEWRLDPRGSHRLPEATSHDVQVVVICNEGYASSLAAASLHALGLHRATDLTGGFQAWKSAGLPIAPA from the coding sequence GTGAGCGCCCCGGTCGGCATCGACGAGCTGCTGGAGCGGGTCCGCGCGGGCTACACCCGCGTGGACGCGCGGGAGGCGTACGCCGCCTCCCGCGCCGGGGCCCTGCTGGTGGACATCCGCTACCAGGCGCTGCGCGAGCGGGACGGGCTGATCCCGGGCGCGCTGGTGGTCGAGCGCAACGAGCTGGAGTGGCGCCTGGACCCCCGTGGCAGCCACCGCCTCCCCGAGGCCACGAGCCACGACGTCCAGGTGGTGGTGATCTGCAACGAGGGCTACGCGTCCAGCCTCGCCGCGGCCTCGCTCCACGCCCTGGGCCTGCACCGCGCGACGGACCTGACCGGCGGCTTCCAGGCATGGAAGTCCGCCGGCCTCCCGATCGCACCCGCCTGA